The Thermococcus sp. 4557 genomic sequence TTAAAGGCGTATATAGACAGCTTTATGAAGAGAACGGGTAAAATGCCCGATTTCCATCCGCAAATAACCCGTGACATGGGGGACATCAAGTACCCCAACATAATATACCCGGTGGGCGATCCGATATTCATCCACATTTACGGGGATATGCATACCGAGAGGCGGTACCTGGTCGTGGAACCCAGAATATCTGGCCCTGAGGAGGAGGCAAAATACGAGATTCTCAAGGACAAAATTCTCGAGCTTGCCCCCCAAAGGAAGATACCGGAGGACAGCGAGGAGTTCGAGCGCTTTCTGGATGAGCTGATTGATGATGCGGTTTCAAAACTCTCCAGGGGCCTCCCCTTCAGGAAAAAGACCTCATTTACCCCCCAGGAGATAATGAAGTTCCGCTATCTCCTCAAGAGGGATATAGTGGGAATCGGCCCCCTCGAGCCCCTCATGCGCGACCCGTACATCGAGGATATCCACATCATCGGTGCCAACTACGTCTCCCTCATCCACAAGATATTCGACGCGATGGAGACCAACATAACCTTCGGCGACAACCTCCGCCTAGCGGACTATTTCAAGAACCTCAGCGAGAGGATGGGGCGGCCCGTCAGCGACAAGAACCCGATCGTTGACGGAACCCTGCCGGATGGCTCGCGTATCAACATAATCTACTCGCCCGACATCAGCATCCAGGGCCCGAGCGCAACTATCCGTAAGTTCTCGGCGACGCCGCTCAGCGTCGTCCAGCTCGTTAAGTGGAACACCTTCTCGGCGGAGGTCGCTGCTTACCTCTGGCTGGCCCTTGAGTACGGTATGAGCGTCTTCGTCTGCGGCGAGACGGCGAGCGGAAAGACCACGACGCTCAATTCAATCATCCCGTTTATTAAACCAGACGCTAAAATCTACACCGCCGAGGACACCCCCGAGGTTGTCGTTCCACACAAGAACTGGCAGAGGCTCACCACCAGGGAGCGCGGGCCGGAGGAGAGCAGAGTTACGCTCTTTGACCTCCTGAAGGCGGCATTGCGTTCAAGGCCGAACTACATAGTTGTCGGTGAGATACGCGGAGCCGAAGGTGCCATAGCATTTCAGGCGATGCAGACGGGTCATCCTGTTATGGCGACGTTCCACGCGGGCGACGTCAGGAAGATGATACAGCGTTTCACCGGCTCGCCGATAAACATCCCCGTGACGTTCATAGACAACCTCAACATAGCTCTCTTCCAGCAGGCGGTCTACGTCCGCGGCAGGTTCCTGAGGAGGGTTCTGAGCGTCGTTGAGATTGAGGGTTACTACGAGGAGCTGGGCGGTGTTGCGACGAGGAACGTCTTCGAGTGGGACTCGGTGACGGACAGGCACATCTTCCGCGGAATGAACAACTCTTACATCCTGGAGAGGAAGATCGCTGAAGTTGCCGGCTACGAGGATCCTAAGGAGATATACAACGAGCTCTTTCTGAGGGCGAGGATAATCAAGAGGATGGCCGAGCTGGGGATAACCAACTACCACGATGTCCATCGCGAGATAAAGGCGTTCTATGAGAAGGGAATAGAGGGGCTGAGCTTCAGGCTGTGAGGTGATTGGGATGGTGGGGGAGAAGGCGGGAATCCTGGTGCAGTCGGGCGTCACCATGCGCGAGTACCTCCGGAAGGTGCTTCTTCCCAGTCTTGTGGGGGCGGTGGTACTCTTTGTGGCGGTCTCGGCCCTCCGGAATTTCGCGTCTCTGTCGAGGACGGTTCTCTTCGCCCTCTACGCAATCCCCCTCCTCCCACTCCTCTACGCCATAGGATATCCCTACGCCAAGGTCAGCGGCAGGAAAGTCCAGATAAACTCGAAGATACCGTATTTTGCAACGTATTTTGCGGTACTCTCGACGAGTGACGTTAGCAGGAGCGAGCTCATCTGGAATCTGGCCACCGAGAAGATTCTGGAGCCGATAGCGAGCGACATGAAGAAGGTTTACTACCTGATAGCCAGGCTCCACAGGGGAATGCCTGAGGCCCTGAGGTTCCTTGCCAGGAGGACGCCCAGCAAGGTCTTCGCGGACTTCCTTGACAGGCTGGCTTACTCCCTGGACAGCGGTGTTGACCTCAAGGAGTACCTCCTTCAGGAGCAGAAGACCGTCATGGATGACTACGAGACCTTCTACGAGGGTGCCCTCTACGACCTCGACGTCTTCAAGGAGGTGTACTCATCCCTCATCATATCCGTCGTTTTCATGGTCACGTTCATCATCATCGGACCGATACTAACCGGACAGGATATAGTCAGCCTGAGTGCTTTCATGTTCGTCCTAGTCCTGGCAACGGAGATCGGTATAATGCTGGTTATAAAATATAAGATGCCCGAGGACAGGATATGGGCGGAATACGCTATGACGCCCGAACGGAGGGGCAGGTTCCTGAAGGCCGCTATGGTGTCCTTTGGGGGGAGCCTGGTGGTTTCCATCGCGGTGGTGCTCCTCCTGCGGCCGCGCTTTGATGTCCCGCTTCTCGTCCAGATCGCCGTGGGTCTGACCCCCATGATGTACGTGGGTAAGGTTCTGGATAGGGAGGAGAAAAACATCCTTCTGAAGGATGAAAACTTTCCTGCCTTCATGAGAAGCCTGAGTTCTTCCCTTGCGGCTAGTGGGGCGGCCCTTCCGCTCGTCCTCAAGTATCTGAGCGCCCACGACTTCGGCGTCCTCACACGGGACATAAGAAACCTCTACCGCAGGGTGTCAATGAGGATAAGTAACGACAGGTCGTGGCGCTACTTCACGATTGACACCGGGAGCTGGCTGATAGGTATGTTTTCGGAAATATTCAACAAGAGTATAAAGCTGGGCGCCGAACCGGACTACGTTGGAATGGTCATCTCACGGAACTTTGAACGGCTCATCAGGCTCAGACGGAAGCGTGCACAGACCGTGGCCAGCTTTAGGGGTGTTATCTATGGTGTGACGGGCGCATTTGCCTTCTCCGTGGCCTCCGCCTTCCAGGTCGCCGTTTACATGAACCAGCTGTTCTCCAATCTGTCCATTCAGGGCGATCTCCTTCAGAGCATAATCTTCGTGCCGTCGAAGGCGGGGCTGGAGCTGACGGAGTACATTTTGATACTTATCCTTCTCGTCCATTCCCTCATCTCGGCCCTTTCGATAAAGTTTGCCGATGGGGGGCATGTGGGAATCACCGTTTACTACTTCGTCGTGCTGGTATGGCTCTCCGCCATCGGCCAGTACCTCGGTACTGTGGTCATGGGCAAGATGATGACCTTCTCCTCCTTAGTCGCGGTCCTGACAGGATCTCTGGGGGTGATGCTGTGAAAAAGCTCATTATCCTGGTCTTCGTTGTGCTTCTTCTTCCCAGCGTATCGGCGGATTCTTCAATAACCGGCTGGTTCAGCTATCCATTCACCATAGATCCCGGGACTGGGGAAGTGCGGGTTGGTGACGTATCGTTGGATGACGGTTCGGTGCTGGTGTACCCTGGGGGCTATTCCACCGGTATGAGTGTCCTTCACGTTGGGGAGAGTCTCGCGTGGAATGATCGCGAGTTTGACTTTCATGGGGGCGTCTACTCGGGGGACTTCACGTATCTCAACGTCTCTTACCTCTTTCCGTACCTCTTAGAAGGAAAAGAGCTGCTCTTTGGGCGCTACAGGATGGTTTTGGAGTCCGTTGATGAGAAGACAGCCACTCTGAATGTTTCTCTCGGAGATGGGTCAGCCGAACTCACCCTCACACAGGGTAAAGACGCGTCCATCGGGAACCTTCGGATATCCGCCACCCTGATGCCGGTTCTCTTCGACGGCTATCTCAGGAGGGGCAGGGCTGTTCGGGTGGGAGGATGGTTCGTGGAATTCGGCAACTACACCGTGACCTCGCGGGGAGGTGAGCTTGAGGAGATCGTTGAGGTTTTTGTAAACAAGAAGAGATATCTGGCAGAACCGGGGGACACGATAGAAGTGGATGGATTGGTAATAAACGTGGGCGACCTCGTGGGCTCCGAGTATTTGAAGGTGCGCTTAAGGCTCAGGGGCGCTTATCTCGATGTGGACGTCCTTCCGTCCTTTGAGGGCTGGCTCAGTGAGGGCAAGGCGGAAAAGCTCGGTCCGTACATCATCCGCGTGGAGAAAGTGCTCGATGACGGTGGATACGTCTCGATAAGAAACCCCTGCGGCAGGGTTCTGCGTTCGGGCTTCGTTTACGCAGGCAACGTTTCGTCCGGAATATACTATGGCGGCCTCCTTCTGGGCGCAACAGGCACCAAACTGAGCGGGGGCACGCGGGAGCTCCACATCGTTGCCTTCCTCAACGACGCAGATGTTCCTGAGCCTGGCGATGCGGCCATGCTTAACGTCTCCCTCGACGCGCCAGACAATGCAACACAGCTGCAGCCCTTCGAGGCGAGGATCGTGATAACGAACACCGGCCCCGGGGAGGTACGGTACATTGAGGTGATCCCGAACTTCACGTCGGGCTTTAGAATCCTCAGTGACTATCCGGAATACATCGCGAGCATCCCGAAAGGTGGTAGGGTTGAGTTTTCCATGACCATCGTTCCTGTGAAGGCGGGCAACCTCACCCTTGGCGACGTGGCCATCGTCGGGCACGCACCCTACGACCTCTCCTGCTACGGGATGGGGGAGATGACGTTCACCTCGGAGAGAAGGGTCGTGCACGTAAGGAATGCTGAGGTTAAATACGCGGTCGCGGTGAAGGCCCTGAACGGAACCGTCGGGACGGGGATCCCGTTGAACATCACTGTGACGAACACGGGCAACACAGGTCTTCCCTTCAACATCACAGTTGCCCTGCCCGAAGGCTTCGCCGCCATCGCCAGGAACTTCACGATTAACGGGAAGTGGTTGAGGGGAAGCGACAGTCTTGGCGCCGGGGAGAGCAGGATGTACTCAATGGAGATAGTCCCCCTGGCCCCGGGGGAGTACACGATAACCGCCGGCGTTGAGAGTGGTGGTAATGTGTTCTACAACTCAACCCGAATAGTCGTGGGCCCGCAGCCCACCTCTAGTGCTGATACTGCGGAGGATGTCCCCACACCCCCTGCCCCAGGGAATGCAACGACGTTCGGAAACGGCACCAACACGACCTGTGAGCCGGAGGTGGTTACCAAAGTGGTGACTGTCCCTGTTACCTCAAACACCACCTGTGGGGATGAGGCAAAAACCGGGATATCCCCCGGGGGGAAGCTCCTATACGCGGTCGGTTCCTTTGTCGCCGGAATGGTCTTTATACTCCTCCTTGCGTGGATAGCGGCCAGACTGGAGGAGAGGTAACGTGAAACCTTATAATTTCCGTGAATCAACTTCCCCCGGTGAGCCTATGAGAGCACTGGTTGGAACCGCCGTTGACTTCGAGTCGGCCAGAGAGAACGTCGCGGTCATAGTGGAAGACGGGTTCATCCGGGACGTCGTTCCCCGGGAAAGGGTCGGTGAATACGCCGTCGATGAAGTTTACGGGGGAGACGGCTACATAATCCTGCCAGGCCTGGTCAACGCCCACACCCACACCGCCATGTCGAAGTTCCGGGGCCTTGGTGAGGATGTGCCCATAGAGAGGTGGCTCAGTGATGTCATATGGCCCGCGGAGCTGGAGTGGGAACCAGAGGACGTTCGCCGCTGGGCGCTCCTTGGGATGGCTGAGGCGCTGGCCAACGGTTCGACGACGATAAACGACCACTACTTCTTCGCCGACGAAATAGCGAAGGCCGCCCGGGAGCTCGGGATAAGGGCCTTCATCGGCCAGACCGTTATGGATACGATTGACTTCCCCATAGCCGCGCCCGAGGAGGGCTTCAGGTTCTTTAAGGACTGGGTGGGGAAGGATGAGCTCGTGACCCCCACCCTCGCGCCCCACGCCACCAACACGGTGTCCCTTGAGCTGATGAGGGAAATCGGCGAGTTCGCCCGCGGTAGGAACGCCCTGATTCACGTTCACCTCTCCCAGAGCATGGGGGAGGTGCGGGAGGTCAAACACCGCTACGGCCTCTCTCCCGCGGAATACCTCGAAAGGGCCGGCGTACTTGGGGACAACCTTATCGGCGTCCACGGCATCTATCTGAGCGATTCAGAGGTTTCCCTCTACGCGAAAAGCGGTGCGACGCTCGTCCATTGCTCCCTGAGCATGGCAAAGCTTGAGGGAAGGATAGCCCCGATAATAGAACTCTTTGAGAGGGGAACGAACATTGCCCTCGGAAACGACTCCCCGAATCCGGTGGGCCTGATGGACATGTTCACGGAGATGCGCTTCGCGGCGGTTCTGAACAAGGTCTGGAGGAGAAGAACCGACGTCGCCTCTGCGAGGGAGGTTTTCCGCTGGGCCACGGTCGGGGGTGCAAATGCCCTCGGACTGAGGGCGGGCCTCATAAAGCCCGGCTACCTTGCGGATCTGGTCCTGATAAACGCCAGAAAGGCCCAGTTCCTCCCCGGGGAGAACCCGCACTCCCATGTGGTTTACTCGGCCCGGGGAAGCGATGTCGAGCTGGTCATGGTGAACGGAGAGGTCGTTTACAGAAACGGCCTGTTCACGAAACTTGGAAAAAGGATGGAGGATCTGTGGGCGGAGTTCAGACCTTCCTGACCATGAGCTTGACGCCGTCAACATTGACGACCTCAACGGTGTCGCCGATTCCGGGCTTCTCGTCTCCCTCGGCCAGCGCTATCCACCTATCTCCCTCAAGCTCGACGATGTAGTGGTCTTTTCCTATTTCAACCACCTTCCCGCGCTTGCCTTTCAGCTCGAAGGTGTACTTGCCCTTTCCGGCGTCCTGGACGTCCTTTCTTACGTAGCGGCTAACGATTATGTACGATACTACCGCCGCTATGAGGGCCGCGACGAAGCTCTCGGTGAAGTTCACCCCGAACCCCATCAGGAGCCCCATGACGACCATCGCTATTCCGATCGGGGTTATGAACGCGGTAACCATCATGTCCAGGGCTATCACGAGGAGGCCGAGGATAAGAAGGGAAATCGGGAGCGCTTCCATGCCCACCACCATCAAAAATTAAGAAAAGGCCTTTAAGCCTTTTCCGGGTTCAAATCTGAGTTACCTTCACCAGACTCGGAGGGAGTCACTTCCCTCCCGCCATCGCCGCTGGAAGGTTCCGGCGTCTCAGGCATCGGGATGTCCCTCACCTTCTGGAGTATCCTCAGCAGTCCGATTAGGGACTCGGTGTCGTAGGGTACGATAAGGTTGCCCTGCCTTCCGAGTTCGGGGAGCTTCTCGATGTACTGGAGGGCGAGGTACTTCTCGTCGGCCATCGAGAGCGCCTCGAGGACCTTCCGTATTGCCTCGGCCTGACCCTCGGCGACGAGTATCTGCCTCTGCTTCTCACCCTCGGCCCGGAGTATGGCTGCCTGTTTTTCACCCTCGGCTTTCTTTATCTTGCTCTCCCTCTCACCCTCCGCGAGGAGTATCATGGCCCTCTTCTCACGCTCTGCCGTCATCTGCTTGGCCATCGCGTCCTGAATGTCCTTTGGCGGGTCTATGCGCTGTATCTCAACGCGGGTTATCTTGACACCCCAGCGGTCGGTTATCTTGTCAAGCTCCTCGCGCAGCTTGGCGTTGATTATGTCCCTGCCGCTGAGGGTTTCGTCGAGCTCCATCTCACCGATGATGGCACGGAGGTTGGTCTGGGCGAGCTTGATGATGGCCATCAGGAAGTTGCTGACGTTGTAAACGACCTTGACGGGGTCGAGTATCTGGTAGTAAACGATGGCATCGACGGTGACGACGACGTTGTCCTTACAGATGACCTCCTGCGGCGGCACATCGACGACGTGCTCGCGCATGTCCACGACCTTGACGCGCTCCATGAAGGGTATTATGAAGTGTATTCCCGGCTCCAGGATTCTGTTGAACTTTCCGAGCCTCTCGACGAGACCCTTCTGGTACGGGCGGATAACCTTCACGCTCAGCAGGAGCATTATCAAAAGGAACACTCCAATTACGATAAGCGCTGCTCCGGCAAAGGCCCCCATTACCATCGCCTCCAGTTAGTCCTCAAACTTGAGAAAATTGAAGTTCTTATAAGGATTTCTATTGAACTCAGAGCTTTTGTTATGGTAGCAGCCATACGTGAGATCTATCAATTAATAAAACATTTTAGAAAATTTTATGATGCTAACAATAGTTTCTCTATAGTCCTGTCATCTCCTTTATTGTGCTAATAATTCTATTTTTGGTACTCTGGTATTCCTCTTTAAGCTCAATTATCTTGTGAAGCTCTCTTTCGATGCTTTCGAGGAGTTCCACGGCCTCTTTCCTTTCCTTCTTCCTGCGTACCTTTTCGTTTGCGGTCTCTATCATCGACTTAAGCTCTTCGTAGACGGGCAAAGCCTCCTCGGGAAGTTCCGACGGCGAGATTTTTGAGTATTCTTTCCTGAGAACTTTCAGGCGTTTTTTGGGAGGCAGCTTACTCAAGTCCATCTCGCTTTCTCCGGAATCCTCCACCTGGAACATTGTAAACGTGTCGGGAGGTAGCACAAGGAGGAGAACCGAGGGTAAAAGCGTCATAAGAACTCCAAAAATCATGATATCCCAATCATACAAGTTCCATCCCTCACAGATTATTAAGAAAAGTAAGAATGTGATGGGAAAAACTATAGTGGCATATTTTATTTTGGGGCTACGAACTGGGAGGATGGAGAAGGCGGGCATCATAAGCAGAATGTACGTGAGTTCATGCCATCTCAAAGGACTTTGGGTGATATACAATACGAAAGCTAGGAATGAAACAATTAATAGGACTGATAAGGTCTTGGTGGACGATTTCAAAGCTTTCCAGTGAAGGACCTCCTCGATCATTGGTAGTTCCCAAGCCAAGAGCATCGAGGCAAATGAGATTATAAACTTTCCATTTGGAGGAAATTGAGGAGACGGTGGAAATATCAATACGTGATATTTCATAATTGAGATGATGGTGAGCATCTGGAAAGCCAACGCAAAAAAGGCTAAAAGAATTGAGGCAATTTTCCTGATTTTCGAACCAATTCCCAGAATGTAACACGCTATAAAACCAAACATACCCATAAACGAAGCGAGGGGAATAACATGGCCTCCATATCTAGGCCATAATCCGCCTATAGGAGTAGAAAGTACATTCCAAAGTGCCAAAAGCATGGCTAAAAGTGGTCCAAAATACGAAGGGGAGTAATAGTAATACAGATGCCGTAATACATAAACTGTCAGTATGTTGATTATGACCAGTGCAAATATCGGTAGGTACCCCGAAGTGTTTTTTGCCCTGTCAGTGAGTTTGAGAATCGGAAAGATGAACATTAAAACAGTTGCCAAATAGAACATAAGGGACATCCAAGTCATGCCCCAACTTTTGAATTCTTTGAAAATCTCAAGTACTGTGAGGAAAATTAGGACGAAAAAATATCCAAGGACAACATTTTTTCGGTTCATCCGGAACCCCTCCATTTTTTATCCTCCAAACTCCTCCGCCCACTTCTCGTACCTCTCGATCTCCTTCCTCGTCAGTGGGGACTTGATCCTCTTGAAGGCCTTCTCGAAATCTCTCATTTCAAGAGGCCGGGTTCTCAGTTCGATTTCACCGTCAAGTATCTCAGAAACGGCTTCTAGGTCCTCCAGTTCCGGGTTTTCCTCAACCAGCATACTCTGAATGGCCAGGTTGCACAGGTTCGCTACCTCCCTCCCTGAGTACAGCCGTCTAACGCTCTCCTCTGCTATCGCATCGAGGTCGAGCCTGCTT encodes the following:
- a CDS encoding type II/IV secretion system ATPase subunit, with protein sequence MPVKKDVSDTLDMAVARNPHLKAYIDSFMKRTGKMPDFHPQITRDMGDIKYPNIIYPVGDPIFIHIYGDMHTERRYLVVEPRISGPEEEAKYEILKDKILELAPQRKIPEDSEEFERFLDELIDDAVSKLSRGLPFRKKTSFTPQEIMKFRYLLKRDIVGIGPLEPLMRDPYIEDIHIIGANYVSLIHKIFDAMETNITFGDNLRLADYFKNLSERMGRPVSDKNPIVDGTLPDGSRINIIYSPDISIQGPSATIRKFSATPLSVVQLVKWNTFSAEVAAYLWLALEYGMSVFVCGETASGKTTTLNSIIPFIKPDAKIYTAEDTPEVVVPHKNWQRLTTRERGPEESRVTLFDLLKAALRSRPNYIVVGEIRGAEGAIAFQAMQTGHPVMATFHAGDVRKMIQRFTGSPINIPVTFIDNLNIALFQQAVYVRGRFLRRVLSVVEIEGYYEELGGVATRNVFEWDSVTDRHIFRGMNNSYILERKIAEVAGYEDPKEIYNELFLRARIIKRMAELGITNYHDVHREIKAFYEKGIEGLSFRL
- a CDS encoding SPFH domain-containing protein, which produces MGAFAGAALIVIGVFLLIMLLLSVKVIRPYQKGLVERLGKFNRILEPGIHFIIPFMERVKVVDMREHVVDVPPQEVICKDNVVVTVDAIVYYQILDPVKVVYNVSNFLMAIIKLAQTNLRAIIGEMELDETLSGRDIINAKLREELDKITDRWGVKITRVEIQRIDPPKDIQDAMAKQMTAEREKRAMILLAEGERESKIKKAEGEKQAAILRAEGEKQRQILVAEGQAEAIRKVLEALSMADEKYLALQYIEKLPELGRQGNLIVPYDTESLIGLLRILQKVRDIPMPETPEPSSGDGGREVTPSESGEGNSDLNPEKA
- the flaJ gene encoding archaellar assembly protein FlaJ, producing the protein MVGEKAGILVQSGVTMREYLRKVLLPSLVGAVVLFVAVSALRNFASLSRTVLFALYAIPLLPLLYAIGYPYAKVSGRKVQINSKIPYFATYFAVLSTSDVSRSELIWNLATEKILEPIASDMKKVYYLIARLHRGMPEALRFLARRTPSKVFADFLDRLAYSLDSGVDLKEYLLQEQKTVMDDYETFYEGALYDLDVFKEVYSSLIISVVFMVTFIIIGPILTGQDIVSLSAFMFVLVLATEIGIMLVIKYKMPEDRIWAEYAMTPERRGRFLKAAMVSFGGSLVVSIAVVLLLRPRFDVPLLVQIAVGLTPMMYVGKVLDREEKNILLKDENFPAFMRSLSSSLAASGAALPLVLKYLSAHDFGVLTRDIRNLYRRVSMRISNDRSWRYFTIDTGSWLIGMFSEIFNKSIKLGAEPDYVGMVISRNFERLIRLRRKRAQTVASFRGVIYGVTGAFAFSVASAFQVAVYMNQLFSNLSIQGDLLQSIIFVPSKAGLELTEYILILILLVHSLISALSIKFADGGHVGITVYYFVVLVWLSAIGQYLGTVVMGKMMTFSSLVAVLTGSLGVML
- a CDS encoding NfeD family protein, giving the protein MEALPISLLILGLLVIALDMMVTAFITPIGIAMVVMGLLMGFGVNFTESFVAALIAAVVSYIIVSRYVRKDVQDAGKGKYTFELKGKRGKVVEIGKDHYIVELEGDRWIALAEGDEKPGIGDTVEVVNVDGVKLMVRKV
- a CDS encoding amidohydrolase family protein; translation: MRALVGTAVDFESARENVAVIVEDGFIRDVVPRERVGEYAVDEVYGGDGYIILPGLVNAHTHTAMSKFRGLGEDVPIERWLSDVIWPAELEWEPEDVRRWALLGMAEALANGSTTINDHYFFADEIAKAARELGIRAFIGQTVMDTIDFPIAAPEEGFRFFKDWVGKDELVTPTLAPHATNTVSLELMREIGEFARGRNALIHVHLSQSMGEVREVKHRYGLSPAEYLERAGVLGDNLIGVHGIYLSDSEVSLYAKSGATLVHCSLSMAKLEGRIAPIIELFERGTNIALGNDSPNPVGLMDMFTEMRFAAVLNKVWRRRTDVASAREVFRWATVGGANALGLRAGLIKPGYLADLVLINARKAQFLPGENPHSHVVYSARGSDVELVMVNGEVVYRNGLFTKLGKRMEDLWAEFRPS